A stretch of DNA from Sugiyamaella lignohabitans strain CBS 10342 chromosome B, complete sequence:
CCACATACTCCCTTGCCGTACGTTGCAAAATTCTCTCATACAGTTCAGTTTGTTCGTCTGTTAGGCCGCCATATATAATGTACTCCCTTTTATCGGGCAAGAACATAGAAATATCTGTTTTGAGTCTGCGTAATAAGAATGGTCTCAAAATGGCATGTAAACTTGATATTAAGTTATCGCCAGCTGAACCGATAAAGTCTCCATCATCTGAGCCAGCGCTTTCGAACCATGCTTGGAATAGCTCAAGATCAGTAAATATATCTGGTAACAAAAAGTTGAGCAAAGACCACAATTCTGCTAAATTGTTTTGTAGAGGCGTTCCTGTTAGTAACAGCCTGTTTGCTGAGTCGAATTTTTTCAGCTGCTTTATCAGTCTGCAATTCATATTCTTCAAACGATGACCTTCATCGACAATAATATATTTCCACTCGTAATGTCCAAGAAACTTAGCGTCATTGTTAATAATCTCGTAACTCGTAACGATAATCGGGAACGCTCTGTCGGTCGCTCTCTTCCTATTCATGTGATTATTCCTAATTTCAGCCCTTTCTTCAGGCGTACCATGGTATTTAATGACAGGAATGCCAGGTGCGAATTTGTTGAATTCTTTAATCCAGTTCTCGATAGTTGATAGTGGAGCAGCAATCAAGAAGGGACCAGGAATAGAATGTTCAATAAGATAGGCGATAAATGAAATTACCTGTAGAGTCTTACCCAGTCCCATCTCATCTGCCAAAATACCATTAAGACCATTTTCAAATAATGAAACCATCCATTGAACACCAGCCACTTGGTAAGGGTGAAGAGTACCACCAGTGATAAGAGTTGGCTGACCTGTACCTGTTTTCGATGGTTCAAGGGGGGCTTGGGCAGCTTTTGCCACAACGTTCGAATCTTCGTCTCGAGATGAACGCTTTTCCTTTTTAacaaaattcaaaataCTTCTCTGGGTGTTTTTAGCTGAAGCAGATTTGGCTGCAGATTGAGCAGCTAATGCTGCCTTTGACTGTCTACCACGACGCCTTTTAACGAGAGGTTCAACATCCTTTTGGTGCCTAGTGCTCGGTGGCGTAGTAGGCGGGGTGCTTATCTCTGAAGTTTGTTCCTCCAAATTTCCTGGCCCAAGGTCATTTGAGTCAGAAGTAGGTATTGCCAGACGCTGTGTTAAGATAGACGCGTAAATTTTAGATCGTTCAACCAAAAACTGTAATCGTTGTAATCTCTTATCTGATTGAAGTCCCTGCAGCTCTTTGATATCCGGGGTTCCTATAGGACTGGATGTGCCAGAAGGCGATTTAGAAGAACTAGGTGTCTCCATTTTTGTCTGTGGCAGGAGTATATACACTTTTATATCCAAGCCTATAGGCAGTCGCACAAATGTATAGACCTACTGGTTTCCCGGTGCTGCATCTTTTAATTTAACGGACGCGCTTGCGCACCTTCTTCGTGACAAAGATACCCCTACCCATGGACCCTGCTTTGTTCGCATAATACTGAACTGAGAAGACAATACCGACCACCCTTTGGAATttaatttaaaaaaaaactctaTCGAACTATGGTCACATTGATCGAAGCATGACTACTGCTTTCTCCACTGTGGGTAAAAGTATTCTGTAAGGCACATCTTAAAGCAGAAGCGTCTCGACGGTTGGCATATGGTAGTAGAATGAAGGAGTAAAACGCATTAGACCATTCCCATCGGACCAAGTAGTCTTGTTTTATGAAACAATCTCTCAGGTGCTCACAGAACAGCTCAGAACGATACAAATCGTTTATCCAGCCCAAATACTCTACTTGCCAGACACTGTGGGGGTATCTTAGGACTATACTCATTACCTAGCCCTTATGACGTATAGACGAATAAAACTCCTATAGAGGTGTATGCAAAGTTTACAAGTCGGTTCAAACTATGAAATTCGTGAATAACTCACAGTCAGACACATGCAATCACCTTTTCGACGACAATAGAGAAAGATTAACGCGTGAAGATTAAGTATCGGGTCAACGCGTCTTTTGAGAGATATAATTGCAACACATCAGTTAGTTTGACGTATCGTCAATCTTTTAAGTAAAGTAGACGCGTCCCCTAGCTAATATACAAGAATGGAAGACGACAAAATGCAGGTTGACGACACCGCTGAGCATGAAATTGAACACAATGACGAACGCAAGGTAGAGACGACTACAGTTGCCACCAACAATGATAGTATAGCATCTGATGAAGTGGTAACAGTACCCAATGACGAGGTTTCCAATGTTTCAGAGGATGTGACCGGAGTTAATAAAGAACAAGTAGAAGAAACAAACCCAGATGACACGCCTCAGAATCAACTTGAAGCCCCTCAACCGGCAATTAGCTCGAGATCAGATCAAGACGAAGACAACAGTACGGATCTTAATGGCTCGGCAAATACCAATGGTGATTCGGAGCAGGCAGAC
This window harbors:
- the IRC5 gene encoding Irc5p (Putative ATPase containing the DEAD/H helicase-related sequence motif; null mutant displays increased levels of spontaneous Rad52p foci; GO_component: GO:0005575 - cellular_component [Evidence ND]; GO_component: GO:0005634 - nucleus [Evidence IEA,IEA]; GO_function: GO:0005524 - ATP binding [Evidence IEA,IEA]; GO_function: GO:0016887 - ATPase activity [Evidence ISS] [PMID 10077188]; GO_function: GO:0003677 - DNA binding [Evidence IEA,IEA]; GO_function: GO:0004386 - helicase activity [Evidence IEA,IEA]; GO_function: GO:0016787 - hydrolase activity [Evidence IEA]; GO_function: GO:0003676 - nucleic acid binding [Evidence IEA]; GO_function: GO:0000166 - nucleotide binding [Evidence IEA]; GO_process: GO:0006312 - mitotic recombination [Evidence IMP] [PMID 18085829]), whose protein sequence is METPSSSKSPSGTSSPIGTPDIKELQGLQSDKRLQRLQFLVERSKIYASILTQRLAIPTSDSNDLGPGNLEEQTSEISTPPTTPPSTRHQKDVEPLVKRRRGRQSKAALAAQSAAKSASAKNTQRSILNFVKKEKRSSRDEDSNVVAKAAQAPLEPSKTGTGQPTLITGGTLHPYQVAGVQWMVSLFENGLNGILADEMGLGKTLQVISFIAYLIEHSIPGPFLIAAPLSTIENWIKEFNKFAPGIPVIKYHGTPEERAEIRNNHMNRKRATDRAFPIIVTSYEIINNDAKFLGHYEWKYIIVDEGHRLKNMNCRLIKQLKKFDSANRLLLTGTPLQNNLAELWSLLNFLLPDIFTDLELFQAWFESAGSDDGDFIGSAGDNLISSLHAILRPFLLRRLKTDISMFLPDKREYIIYGGLTDEQTELYERILQRTAREYVVDTIYQHRDAKYGKDRNRAKKTTGNGMKTSPQADEQRNPETGRPIRSTRSKGIESKHSSPSRSILRRGAKTRALANQSIDDTEDDDLQDDDEFIKSLQAKADARLSASIQEEYNDETARLIKQANNEARTKSFQNLVMQLRLACNSPYLFYYPWSADEPVDDKIITVSGKMMLLDKLATKLLEKQHKILIFSQFTKMLDLLEDWAYLKNWKYCRIDGSTDQKFRQEQMDVFNSDSSYKLFLLSTRSGGLGINLTSADTVIIFDSDWNPQQDLQAMDRVHRIGQTKPVVIYRLATSNTVEQKLLERAGAKRKLEQVVIESGRFKGFGFEGANQEETVENMKKELNKGKAAFKSSMEISNKDLQIIMDRSPEAYQRARDGAEGLSEHIASIISATKPKGLL